A window of Magallana gigas chromosome 8, xbMagGiga1.1, whole genome shotgun sequence genomic DNA:
catatttaaaACTAGATTATGCTAAATTTTATACTGATAGTAAAAAAAGCCATTAAATTCAAAACACCATCTTTAAGAATTTGatctaaatgtacatatatacagaaTGCATTAATGAAATTTGTAACACATAGACAAATGGATCAGGAATTTTGTTTGAATGCTTTCTTTCGATATTATTAATGAGGTGTTTTTACCTAATTTTTCACATAAAATTACCTTAACAGAAAAGTTAAATATTTATCAAGTTTAGGGCCACACTGATCATAATAGTGAAATTGGTACTGTTCAGTGAAACCATGATGTGGTGGGGAGGAAACTATAAAAATTACTATTAATATTTGACTGGTTTAAAGAACAAAATCGGTGCGTTTTAGCATGATGTTTGCTGCTGGTCAACGTCCAGTgcttctaaaattaaaattattgtttttaaatgcagTGTCCTGCAAAGGAGCCAGATATAGCTCTGTATATGAGAGTCTGCAACCCTTGTCAGGAGAAAATTTCCAACAAACAAATTATTGATAATAATGCCACTGAAGATGCGGTCCAAGAAGGAGGGGATAACTTAGTCAGATTGGAAGCTCTCCATAACAACAGTGTAAAACTGGAGCAGAAAACAGACAGTCAGTTAGCGCAAGTAAAAAACCAATTAGAATATCATtatcattctctctctctctgatacttagtttttaaaaaatcaaacgcATGCAACCAAAGAATTGTCTCTTAAAGTCATGTGTGCATCCAACAAATTTTGGAAGTTTGGAGTGTCCAATgcctattttttaatttttgtctaattttctttgttttaataagtTTGAGTTTTccaggggggtgggggggggggggtctggaccccttgACCCCACTCAAAATATGCACAGTCTTGGTACTAAGATAATAAAGTTTTAACTTGGGTTTTTCTCCAGTATCAACTTGTGATAGAGTCTCTTGAGGACAACTCCAGAGTGAGTTCAGATTCCAGTAGAAGCAATATTAAAGTTCTTGCCAAGGCACAGGTTAGCCTATTTATATGTAATGACATCTCACATGGTAAATAATTGATTCATTATTCATGCTTGGTTTTCATcgtgacaataaaaaaaatatcaaagaaatccATGCCTCTGCACTGatcacaaaaaataatatgtacTCATTTATCATCTTGTTTttggaaaatgatatttttgtttgaaataaacacaaaattgttttaaaaaatcaagtcTATATAAAAATCAGTACAATGAACAAGTACTCTTTAAATCTCttaatttgattgacaggtggaCCTGGCTGATTTTTTGTCACAATACAACACAAACATCATGAAAATGAAACAGCTAAAGCCCTCTACAAATACACAGGCCATGCTCTTCAGAAATTGCTTAAAGGTTTGTTTTTTGGGTTCATAATTGTTTGGTTTTTAGAAGGATTtacaatattaatttatatttaataaaatactttaataaaACCCTTTTCAGcgtcatattttcataaaaagaacaCTTCACTTTCAACTGTGAAGGGCTTTGATACCATCAGTTGTACATGATTTTTTGGCGTTCTTCATTTGTAGAAAGAAATGGCACAGTTAAAAACCATCTTAATCAATCTCTAGACTTAATCAACATGATTTCCATATCTCTAGACTTAATCAACATGAATTCCATATCTCTAGAACACaacctttttgtttttatagataaagaaaatgagaatttgatttttgttttctgaagaatatatcaaataatgtttttgtttaaatttatctattcatttattttgcagagtaaatgtgatttttatatagaaaaccAGTTTACATTTCGTAAGTTGAAGCGGGAGTTAGAGAAGTCAGCACCTGCAGAAACCCTTCAAGTGATTCAGCAAACGGTGGATCTCAATGTATGTGGTCATCAGTACTGAGGGAAGCCTTCTACTGTCtgattaaggtggaataacacacctggaaaaagtcactaaAATTTACAGGAAACTTCTTGATAATAAAAGATAcgatgataaataaactgtacaaatgtcaaattagggaaaaatttgcagtttgaggctaaaaattgaatatctaaaataattattccagtaagtaacaacaaaagcccctgcgggattcgaactcgggatgtacggattacaagtccgacactttatctactcggctatggagtaagttacatgtttcagtccataaaagcattttaataaaatgaaatgtcgtttcaatcagcggtcagccattttgtgatgatgtgttattccaccttcaTTTATATATTGGTGTTTCACAAAAAAATCGATTACTCTGCATATTTATCTATTCATTGATAGCTTCGCTGATTTTACTCTTCTGATACACATAATATTAATCATTTacaacccattttttttttttttttgcgaatTAATATTTCTGTGAAGGGATATGAATATCAAAAGCTTGTTATCATCCACAGACtgtaattcaatttcaatacaCATGTAACAAGTTTTTTCATGCCAATAATGTTTGTAAAGACATCTtttttaatcatacatgtataatgagtgatatggtacatgtatttaaaggcGCAATTTAGCTAAGATAAGAAAGATAACTATCGAAAGATCTGATGACCTGGTATCATTTAAGTCAGATAAAAAAAGCAGTATCCAATATATTATGCCTTGAAATTTatgttaataataaataatatgcattttatttcaatcactgtattcaaaatttattttcggTAAAGTTATAACTtctgaaaagtaaaattttgacaaaagatGAAGAGAAGGTTGACCAActttacatgtaaaagaaatgataacctcgttttatttcttaaacaggCAATAACAAGTGCACAACTATACGTTAGACAGTTGACATTTGAGACACTACACCTTTGTGATAAGTACCACATTTGTGATTCCATACCCAAATTACTGAGCTCATTAGATGAGGTAAGTTACTGATTTCTAAatagtaaatacaaaattgtatttaaaaatttactgaTTAATCGTTTCATAATAGTACATAAATAATTGCATGGATACAAAATAGTTGAAAATCATGATGGATAGATCAATATATGTCAACcaatagattttaaaagaatgattaattcagtgattttatttttctgacatttAGATTTCTTTATGAAACAGATGatgtttaaagtaaatttaaatctaataaaacttttaatgttGTGAAAAAATATCTCTATATTCATTGTAGGTTTATATTAATTGAATCTTTCGTTATTTAATTTATACTTTATATGCAATTGATATCCCAGCATCTATTAAGAATCATGttccagtatacatgtattttgtatgatttataaaaccttaagtttataaataaataactcCCCTTGTGCATATAGGCAGTGGAAGTCGATGCCAAGCAATGTATATCTCTAAATGGTGAAAATTGGGAGGTGCATTCCAGCAGTATTACCGATATGATCAGAGTACAGATGAaggtaaaacattttaatcgTAGTTACCTGTTTTGTTGGCATGGTTAGGATTTAAgctgaaaattttgaattaaaagaaattttccatttcctttcttttttttctttttttttttttttttttttttttggggggggggggggttagtacGATGCATTACTTATTGTCATGTAGCTAAAGAAActgatatttatgaaaaataaaagaaaattaaaacattaatttcaatcgTCATCACTTCACTTTAATAtgatttaattcaaaacagGTATATTTCAATCAATTTAATGTGAGTATTTTAAACCACTCATTTAGGTGGCAGAGGTGCTGATTGCATGAAGTGTGATTAATATGGGtagaaaatacttttgaaatctttttattgGTTTTACTAGGACCACCGGTTGATTAAATTATCACGATCTCAGTTATCGTCTGGCGCGCATGACCACGTGATGGTGATGATCTCTAAACGAACCAGAGAAGCACTACAACAGGTGCATGACCAACTAGATATGAAATCTACAGACAAAAGTTTTCAAACATCGAAATCCTTCCTCGACAAAACTAAAAGCAGCTTAAATGGCGTTGTGCTACATACAGTGTAGTTTTCGCAGTGATATGTACAGCACTAAATGGTAAAATATCCATTTTAAATGACCGGTTATTGCCCTATGAATTACATATCTTGACCAATCAGATTTTGCATTCTGTATATTGTGTGTATTTTCAAACAGATGTTTGAATtcaattgaaatataatttaagtcaagaagttttttttttaaaaatcgtagaattaaattaaatgcgatatttttaagcatttgtttgtacaaaaaattaagtttgtctataaatgatagaccttttgaaaaacaagaagatgcgaatttttaacattaactTACTCATACGTTCATCTATTTATTGAATTGTAATTACAATAGATCAATTGTGCTGTTTATTTTTGTGCAGTAATTTTTCTACACTTTTCATTAATAAAACTTAATACAGTAAGGAAGGGGAttcaatcttttattttttgcgTACTTTCATTTCAGTTTTGTAGTTACCTGAATTTGGTAACTTGTTACGACCACTGCTAAAAGGTACATGTAGTCATGGTCTTGTGCGTTGGCGTGTTTTAAACATGTAgtagtaaaatttatttttttaagttttttttaattgttagcTTTGTGGTTTTGACAATTAGCAAATAGAGTGGATATAGAATGCCTCGGTCGACAGAAATTAAAAGGCCAAGGGTTCCAAATGGCAGTGCTAGTTTATTTCCATTACAATATACTATAGTCTATCCCAGGTAAATGTTTCCatccttttttcttgattttctttacaaatacacatacctgtaaacGTATGCTACGTACACCATTGAAATCAATGCaaggaaaaaattgtaaatttcattcTTTCACAACTTCTCTCTTTATGCTCTGAAAAATTGACAGGCACGAAAATTCTTACGTgggtttataataaaaaaaatctgacatcTTCAATCCATTCGGAAATTTTCGGGACCCATCCCACAATTCTTAACATAAGCATCAGGGCACTTTTCAAGTCGTTTGcaattatgtattgaaacctgaagtgaATAAGGAGGCGTTTCAATACATAATATCTGGACTTTTTCGTTTTACTAAATGAATGTAGTTTAGGCTCGaagattatttataattatcgaaatattatataaaattagcAAAAAGTGACTAACTTGggacactgtgccggataattatgccagtgccaggTGTCATTTTTGCACcagcttaagatgcagtttcagAAAAATCCATTCATATcgaatgatagaccattgcctagagagtatataaccacttttgttctTAGTGTGTTTCATCTTGCTGTtgaaatatttacctttaaaaattaatatccaataggaaaatgaaaattcccATATGAAACAcgattctcctacaggaaatattgacaatcctataggattttctaaaaatcctaTACAAactatatttcctataggaaaaaGCTATTTCCTGTATAAATTTGACTCAGAAAAGGTAatttttcttatagaaaattaaaattctatcggattttatcaaatcctctCGGAattcaaattcctacaggaagtACTATATTCCGAAAGGAAATTTCtaatttcctataggaatacTGTTTTTCCAATGGGAAAAATCATTTTCCTCTAGGAATTTTGTTTTGAGAGGTATATATCTTACCTGACATGTGAGATACAAtaataacaaaggtggttgtaaaCTTTCTGGAATTCTGGAATATAGTAAAATATGACTTGAGCACGTGACTTTAAACCTTGTAACCCAATGAAGGTATCATACGTGTATATTTCCTATATTTTACCCAAAATGCCCATAAAAATATATCGTTTCGTGATCTTAAGTCACAGACTTgacaaaagaaacatttttctGTAGCTGTTGCAAAGGCTTTATTGGAATTACAGCAATGCATATTGTTATTACTCAACTTAAGGACGTTAGATCCTGTGATAAAAAGTCTTTTagttttttctaaagtattttttaaaattctactcGCACAGCTTTACcagatttcaaaacaaatttttgggGTCCATATGCTTAAATTGGTGCTACAGTGTATTcaatatgacctttctgcactaaAAGTGCAGACtgcacataaatcgcttttccctctatattttattatcgaAATGAACCATGCCATTAAATACAAATTCATACTATTTAAGATGAATTACCATTAtatatgataaagaaaaatgttacaatttcttcacctaattgatatattgacctttttgcactgataaaacgcTATTTTATTCCATTACCAAttcaacatgtaatgaaattatttaaaagtcacaaactttttctcaaattaggATAAACTTGacagaaaaatcttaaaatatcagaaaataaaactaaaagtatgggtctataatgtaaaatttaagatatggCATAAAATAAGCTGATTAGAGCCAACAATGgggatttatttttctttgacttttatgaaatacaaGTTAAATTTACCAATATGTGTcgttagaaataataaaaaattgtaaaattatgttttaccTAACAAAATGAAGATACCCAAAtgcacaaactatctggaatttttgtttgcactgaaaataaggaagctaaagtgacgatactctaaaacaactgagttatgaaaaatgttcattttcttcttaaaaactttccgccacaaaatatagttccatactaaactctgtaaatatgtaatttttcctttactatgttatttaagatagtttaattgccattataaaatttgaatttatgagTAGAATCAAATATATGATGCATACTTTCTAGAATAGAGGTGATCCAAAATGGCTACCCCAAAACAGAGGAACGAACCTCTTTAACACAAATAAGCATGCATATTACATCATAGTTCGTTTTGTTAAATGTAAAACGGTTATCTTTATTATGATCATCAATAGCTGCAGGAAACACCAGCATCTTCACCATGACCACAGTTATGACTTCCAATGGTTAGATGACGGCAGGCGAACAGAGATGGTTCGTATCCCGTGCAGCCCAGATCGTCAAGCCAGATAGTCCCTGTTCCCTGTCCATAGTAAGCTGAACCCCTAGCAGTCCCACCGCTTCAAGTCATAACAAAatcttgttttaataattttgactTATACGCGTCCTAAAATGATTGCACGTAGATACACTGTCTAAAACGttattcatactttattcaataatatttatttacacgttttccaaaagttatatattttgattacaaACTTTGAAAGTTTTTGTGGCAgcacatattttgttatattgcTTCATATAAGCAGGGTTATTCAATGTCCTTACCTAAGTCCCATCATACGACAGGCTACTTTGGCATCACTGGTATCCCAACCATCGTCACATACTGTTCCCCAAGCCCCATTGTGGTACACCTCAACTCTTCCATAGGTTCTTCCACCATTTGTCAAACGAATAACAcctaaggaaaaaaaaataatgatagaaTGTTATCTATTCCTGTATTCCTGTATTGTCTCAGCCTAATTTCAAATAAGAAGTGAAGTTTAATTCTACTTACCAGAATATCTCTTTTTTAAATCGTTCTTTATGTTTGTCAGAGATGATGAAGCACTAGAAAGACGACTTTCTATATTTGACAACCGAGTGTTTTGACTGCTGTGAAATTGTTCAAACCTTGTTGCTTTGCTTTGCAAAGTTGATATACTTCCTGTCACTTGGTTTAATCTCGAGGTTAATTGTCTAGCATTTACAGCGGCATCATCAACCTTAGATGAAATTGTTTTGAACGCAGATTCTTTGAATATAGAAATATTGGCTTCAATACTTTGAATGTGTGCAAGGGAGGAATTGGTATATATTTCCAGCTGTTTTTGATTATTCTCCATGGAATCCATCCGCTGGCGAATTTGTCGGAAGTCGCCGTTAACATTTATAAGTTGATAACTAGTTTCATTCAACTTCGAATTAATTTCCTCACTAAAATCGTTTAGGTGTTTCATATCTTTTATCGTTTCGTTATTTTGGAATCCTTGTTTCTCAAGTCGAGTAAGCAAAATATTCTCAATATCTGTGATTTTTGATGACGTATTAATAGCAATCGACTGAATTTGTGTTTCACATTTTTGTGTGATAAAATCTTCTATTGCAGACATGTTTTGAACAATTAGTCGATCTTGATCATCAATCCTTCTTGTCATTGTGGTTAAGGAGATCAGTATAGACGAAAGTTCGTTTGCAATTTCTTTAGACATGTTATTCGTCATTAGACTGTAAAATTCGTGTAACTTTCCCTGCAAATCGGgtttatatgaagaaacatcTTGTCGAACATTATTTAACTGGTCTGTTATCTTATTTTCTAGCGTCGTCATTGCAACGGATATATTTTGAACCATCAGATCTATTTTTGATTCCGATTGGTTTAACTCAAGTTGAATAAGGTTATTCATTGTGTTTGTCGCATTAGTTAACGATGCCTTCATCAACGAGACTTCGTTTTCCATTGCCATGGAAATGTTATTTGCCACAAACCCAATCAAATCATGCTgctctttttttatttcctctGTCAAGGAAGACATACTTGAAGTTAATTCGGAAAACTGATGCTGTGAAACGTTTGAAATTTTAGTGACATTACTTTTGAAGATTGATATCTCTTTATTCGTCGAAGCTACGTCATCCATTAATGATAATTGTTCTTTAAGGATATCCTGTACCTTTTGTTCCAAGAGGGAGGTAGTCGAATTGCAATTCACAGCGTCAAGTTGTAGGCGTTCATTCGTAGTTTTTATCGAAGTTGTTATATTTTCTAATTTTCCATTGAAATCGTATTTATGTGAGGAAACGTCTTGTTCAGTTCTTCTAAACAGGCCTGTTATCTCATTTTCCAGCTTTGACACGGATATTGATAGATTTTTCACCATCTCAGATAATTTCATTTCAGATTTTTCTACTGTTTCctgcaatatttttatattttcaatcgtagaatttttttcttcgaCGAGGAGTTTTTGAAAAGATTCATTAATCATTGTCTTTGCTTTATTAAAGGTCATAGCTAATTTTGTTTCGAGATTTTCAATCTGCATCGTTGAATTTTGACTTCCATTCTTTAAAAGCTCAAAGCCCAGTATTTCTTGCCGAGAGTATGTTTCTTTCACAATTTGTAATTCGTCCTCCAATTTAGAAATGCGTTCATTTAAAAGCATTATTACAGGATTGCTGGGGGTAAGTTTTTCCAGCGCACAATTTTTCTCACTCCGTTCTTCATATATGATCTGTGTATTACCAAAACCAAAGGTTTTAAGCAGAACAGAAATCCAAAGCATCCAGAACAACAATGCCATTCTTGTCTTGGAACGAAACGCTCACTTCTTATCAGcgcaattttgtttgtttgatggCGAGTTATCACTATTCAAAAACCTTCCGCCAATAAcgcaaaatagaatacacagccaattATTATACGTTTACAATATTATCCAACACTATTCAACCTTTGTTGCATcctgaattctttttttttaaatttgttcctCTTCAATCAAAGATTGTTTTGTTATAGAGGGGCATGTTAAGTGTTCTTCTTATTTACAGTTTTGATATGCACAAACTGATTAGTTACAGGACCCAATTTTTCTGACATGAGTTAAGTACTTGTCGCAAGGAGCAGAACATTTGAACACTtcctttttatattaaaactaATTTGATCACTTAAagtcaaatctctctctctctctctctctctctctctctctctctctctctctctctctcagataatCCACTTAATCACCCAAGATGGACATTGATCGTATTTacttttgtatattttacaggggccaagcccgttttggcattaatttcaatgtaaccttaaataaagaaagaggtcgaactctgacccagataaaaatctaccagctcgcttcaaaagcaaaatatcaattaatttttattacattcGCAATATCCATGTAGTTTTCAGAAAAGTGGTGTctgatacactcatgccgaatttcaagttggtTGGTTTTAAAtttagcggagatatacgtcattattctctcgaagtctccagtttatttttactcggacatttaccggtcaagggctcacgatgggattttgcctacaACAACAACAGTATTTCAATAAGTTGAGACACATTCgcacttatcttttaaaatttcacacCAAACGCACGATACTTACATCCTCAAATTCctataaaattccttaaatactctcccAACCACAGGAGTTGGCAatcttatcaataaataataccttaagtcaaaataagtaaaaaccCAGCCGTGAGCTTCGCTCACAAAGTGAGCGAAGCGAACAGGAATGCAACGCGATTTTTCACAAATCTGCTGTCGCGTCGATATTTGCTTTGACCTGGCgattaaatcaataacaatcAAGAGAACTAGCGTCAAACAACTTAACTCTGTCCTAAACCTTGGATAATTCAACCCCTAAAGCTCTACATCGGCGAATTATTCAGATTTCTGTCAACATTCGATCTACCGAGAAGCCATGTAGTGTCGTCACATTCACCCCGAGACTGCGcgtattgtaaataaatatttttacatttaacaggttttaaaaaattattgaagcATTGAAAACGtccttaaaaatcaaaagatgaTTTAACATAATAAACCAAGGACAATGTTGgctttgttatatttttattttatatgatttaaaaataaaagggagGTAATTACTGTCCTTCTAATGTTTACAATCCGCGCAGTCTCGGGGTGAATGTGACGTCACTACATGGCCTCTCGGTAGATCGAATGTTGACAGAAATCTGAATTATTCGCCGATGTAGAGCTTTAGGGGTTGAATTACCCGAAGTTTAGGACAGAGTTAAGTTGCTCACCAGGCTGGGTTTTTACTGATTTTGACTCTaggtattatttattgataaaattgcCGACTCCTGTGTCCCAACTGAATTTTTATTCTGtagccacatcaacttctgacaAGACCGGTCATTGTGATAGCTAATgttaaactcaatttcattggttaatagaATCAGTCTTTCTCGAAGATGTCAAAATGGCTGGCCCTCTCAGAAGTCAATGTGGTTGCAGAATGAAAGTTCAGCATGGATTTaggaattttatcggagttCAGGTTTTGTATGTTAGTAGCGTGCGTTTGatataagaattttaaagattagtgcgaatgtttctccATTTGTCGAAATACTGTTGTTTTCATAGGCATAACTGCAAAACTTACCGTGAgctc
This region includes:
- the LOC105322237 gene encoding uncharacterized protein yields the protein MNIKDPSSPSNGYPPSWYFTNQGRSAWEHQVATADSRLSSDTQVTEITKSHWIPSETCPTCCNKQCRRKFSLLDRPHHCRRCGKVFCNPCLQFQRKLNLLAHLDPEGKSYKVCQTCFDEGQVQAGQCRNLTRYFHRLRQQASVTATVNENGKVTKCWRQRLDLDAECARLLQGFKTAIGTSEIKKTLHDLTTLVTMPSWQKSSTWLQESLAESCQNCSSKFGLMRKKLHCRVCARAVCKTCSTKDLLLYVPNNNKEGEPQLAIIRVIGCPAKEPDIALYMRVCNPCQEKISNKQIIDNNATEDAVQEGGDNLVRLEALHNNSVKLEQKTDSQLAQYQLVIESLEDNSRVSSDSSRSNIKVLAKAQVDLADFLSQYNTNIMKMKQLKPSTNTQAMLFRNCLKSKCDFYIENQFTFRKLKRELEKSAPAETLQVIQQTVDLNAITSAQLYVRQLTFETLHLCDKYHICDSIPKLLSSLDEAVEVDAKQCISLNGENWEVHSSSITDMIRVQMKDHRLIKLSRSQLSSGAHDHVMVMISKRTREALQQVHDQLDMKSTDKSFQTSKSFLDKTKSSLNGVVLHTV
- the LOC117689744 gene encoding uncharacterized protein; the encoded protein is MALLFWMLWISVLLKTFGFGNTQIIYEERSEKNCALEKLTPSNPVIMLLNERISKLEDELQIVKETYSRQEILGFELLKNGSQNSTMQIENLETKLAMTFNKAKTMINESFQKLLVEEKNSTIENIKILQETVEKSEMKLSEMVKNLSISVSKLENEITGLFRRTEQDVSSHKYDFNGKLENITTSIKTTNERLQLDAVNCNSTTSLLEQKVQDILKEQLSLMDDVASTNKEISIFKSNVTKISNVSQHQFSELTSSMSSLTEEIKKEQHDLIGFVANNISMAMENEVSLMKASLTNATNTMNNLIQLELNQSESKIDLMVQNISVAMTTLENKITDQLNNVRQDVSSYKPDLQGKLHEFYSLMTNNMSKEIANELSSILISLTTMTRRIDDQDRLIVQNMSAIEDFITQKCETQIQSIAINTSSKITDIENILLTRLEKQGFQNNETIKDMKHLNDFSEEINSKLNETSYQLINVNGDFRQIRQRMDSMENNQKQLEIYTNSSLAHIQSIEANISIFKESAFKTISSKVDDAAVNARQLTSRLNQVTGSISTLQSKATRFEQFHSSQNTRLSNIESRLSSASSSLTNIKNDLKKRYSGVIRLTNGGRTYGRVEVYHNGAWGTVCDDGWDTSDAKVACRMMGLSGGTARGSAYYGQGTGTIWLDDLGCTGYEPSLFACRHLTIGSHNCGHGEDAGVSCSY